One stretch of Scophthalmus maximus strain ysfricsl-2021 chromosome 12, ASM2237912v1, whole genome shotgun sequence DNA includes these proteins:
- the gpr185b gene encoding G-protein coupled receptor 12, with product MILSLAAVTAMSSGGGGGGLNSSSPLDPFDSSTSWTLAEDPSNSSSEPVLRTLTPDLQPASTAVGVQEVSPWDVALCVTGTLISCENALVIAVLFYTPTLRAPMFILIGSLAVADLLAGLGLILNFVFTYLVDNSVEFVTLLSVAMLISAFSASVLNILAITVDRYLSLYNALTYHTERTVTFTYMMVVFIWVLSLTLGVLPALGWNCLRDESTCSICRPVTKINAVALAVTFLLVFALMMQLYLQICKIAFRHAQQIAVQHQFLAISTTKGVSTLSAILCAFGACWLPFAMYSIVADSSYPIIYTYATVLPATCCSAINPIIYAFRNPDIQKSLWLACCGCVPSNLSLRPRTSSDV from the coding sequence ATGATTCTCTCTCTGGCCGCAGTGACAGCCATGAgtagcggcggcggcggtggcggcctCAACTCGTCCTCGCCCCTCGACCCGTTCGACTCGTCCACCTCCTGGACTCTGGCCGAGGACCCGTCCAACTCCTCCTCTGAGCCCGTATTGCGAACTCTGACCCCCGACCTCCAGCCGGCGAGCACCGCGGTCGGCGTACAGGAAGTCAGCCCCTGGGACGTTGCGCTCTGCGTGACCGGGACGCTCATCTCCTGCGAGAACGCGCTGGTGATCGCCGTGCTCTTCTACACGCCCACGCTCCGGGCACCGATGTTCATCCTGATAGGGTCGCTGGCGGTGGCGGACCTCCTGGCGGGCTTGGGCCTCATCCTGAACTTTGTCTTCACCTACCTGGTAGACAACTCGGTTGAGTTTGTGACGCTGTTGTCAGTGGCGATGCTCATCTCCGCCTTCTCGGCGTCCGTCCTTAACATCCTCGCCATCACGGTGGACCGATACTTGTCCCTCTACAACGCCCTGACCTATCACACGGAGCGGACGGTCACCTTCACCTACATGATGGTGGTTTTCATCTGGGTGTTGAGCCTCACGCTCGGCGTGCTGCCGGCGCTCGGCTGGAACTGCCTGCGGGACGAGTCCACGTGCAGCATCTGTCGGCCCGTCACCAAAATCAACGCAGTGGCGCTCGCCGTCACCTTCCTCCTGGTCTTCGCCCTGATGATGCAGCTCTACCTTCAGATTTGCAAGATTGCCTTTCGCCACGCGCAGCAGATCGCCGTGCAGCACCAGTTCTTGGCCATCTCCACCACCAAGGGCGTCTCCACGCTGTCGGCCATCTTGTGTGCCTTCGGGGCTTGCTGGCTGCCGTTCGCCATGTACTCCATCGTGGCAGACTCCAGCTACCCCATAATATACACCTACGCCACGGTGCTGCCCGCCACCTGCTGCTCCGCGATCAACCCCATCATCTACGCGTTTCGAAACCCCGACATCCAGAAGTCGCTGTGGCTGGCGTGCTGCGGGTGCGTCCCGTCCAACCTCTCCCTCAGACCCAGGACCTCCAGCGACGTGTAG